The Cylindrospermum stagnale PCC 7417 genome segment TTTGAAGACTTTTCAGAGTTTGATGTAGACAATTTACCACAAAATAGTGATGTAGTTTTCATTCTTACACAGTATTTACAATGCTTTGAAAAACTGCGTGCAGATAATGTAAAAAACACGAGTACAGGTTGGTATTGGGTGGTAGATGTAGAGGGAAATGAAACCGGAGATAAATCAGGTAAAGTTTATATTCAAACAATTTGCCCAAAACGCTTAAGAGAATAAATCCTTATGGTTAAAAAAGATCAAAAACAGACGAGTCGTGAAAAAGCTGATATTCACGAATTCACAATGCCTTTGCTAGAGGCTATGAAGATAGAGTTCAAGGAATTGAGTAAAAAGAAGCCAGATGCTGTGCTGAGTAAGAGTAAGGTAAAAGTCGTTAACCGACTGCTAGAAAGTTGTCGCCAAGTATTATGTTTAGAAGCATCACTTGATTATCTTGATATCCTTAATGAGGATGATGTTCCTCAGAATAGTGATGTAGTACTGTTGTTATCTCAGTACGTAGCTGCTATGAGGCAATTTAAATCGACTTATTATGGTTATGATGGTAAGGAGGATCGTTGGTTTGTTGATCCGACCTCAAACTGAAGTGGATGCTTTTTGCCCTTTAATTACTTCATCATTTTAATCTGTTGATTAGCTGCATTTTGGGCCTGCAACATTGCCTGTTTTAATGGCTGTTCTCCCAGTAGGGCACTAACAAACTGGTTGTCAAAATTGTTAACAATCGCACCGGGATATTTACCCACCTGCCAAGGCATAGCGTCATTTACTCCTGCGACTAATGGCGATCGCAATTTATCCAAGTCATAGCTTAATTTTTTAGCCACAGATTTACGTGTTGGCAGCGCAAACCCTGTACCAGTCCACTTCTGCATTCCTGCTTTCCCCGTGAGATAAGCAATTAACTCCCAAGCTTCAGCTTTATGTTTTGCTTGTTTATTCATCACGTAGGCAACCGTAAAAACCATCGTGCCTTTTTTATTATTAATCCTCGGCACTTCTGCGGTAGCAAAATCCAACTGGGGAAAGGTTTCTTCTAAGTAAGGAATTGCCCAATTGCCTTCAATCACCATTGCTACCTTACCCTGACCAAACATTTCACTGCCTGAATTTGTTCCCACATCTGATTTTTGGGCAGCGGTGTGGTCTTTTTGATACTGGTCTATCACCAACTGTAAACCCGGCAAACCTGCCTCACTAGCAAAAGCTGCATCACCATTTTGATCAACAATTTGCCCGCCAAAAGCTTTGATTTTGTAAGCCTGACGTGCCAATTCTGGGGTAATCCCAAAACCGTATTTATTAAGTTTGCCTGTCAAATGTTGGGAGTAGCTGCGTAATTCTTCCCAAGTAGCTGGTGGTCTAGTCAAACCAGCGGCAGCAAAGGCTGTTTTGTTATAAAACAGAGCTAGGGTGGAATAGTCTTTAGGAAGACCATAAAGATGATTTTGGTATTTAAAGCTGTTGAGTAAAGTTTCCTCAAAATCCCCTAGGTCAAATTCTGGAGTAATGTAAGCTTCTAGGCGTTCCAAGACATTCTGACTCATCAAAAAAGGAGCCTCTAATGCATCGAGATAAAACACATCGGGGGCTGCTTCCCCAATTAAACGGGTTTTGATTACGTCCATATATTGGTCAGATATCACCTCATACTTAACTTTGATCGTCTGGTGTTGTGCTTCAAAGTCTTGCAATACCTGTTTTAAAAGTTTTTGCTCAACGGGGGAACCTGCCCAACCACCGAGTTTGATAGTAATTGGGGGTGTGCTTGGTAACGGTAGACTGTGACAACTAATAATCGCGATCGCGATCGCCAATCCCAAAAAATTGAACAACCAATTTCTCATCACTTACTGATGACAGTCTTTCTCACCTCACTTATAACGAAAAATTATCAGCACAGAGCGTATGTTTTTCGATAACGAAACACATACTGTCGGGGTTACAAATTTCCCACGAGGACTTATGGATTCTGTTCAGGTTGAAACAGCTACACCTCTAACTCTGGAAATTCCCCAGATTAACGTAAAACCCAGCCCCCAAACCGCCAAAAATTCTATTCGCACCAGTTTACGAGCCTCCACCTTGGATGCTATCTTCGCAACAGGTTTTTCTATCACTACTGGCGGGATTTTGCTCAGTAATTTTCTGGTGGAATTGGATGCAACTCCAGTGGTATTTGGAATGCTATCTTCTTTACCAATGTTGGTAAATCTGATTCAGCCCTTGGGTGCTTACTTGTCGGAACGCACCACCAGCCGCTTTCAATATTCTTTTTTAATCTATGGAATATCTCGGTTACTGTGGCTGATTCTCGTGATTGGCATTGCGGGAGCAAGCTGGGGAAAATTTAGTTCTCAGCAGTTGATGGTATTGACACTCTTGATTGTTCTCTTCAGCCATCTTATAGGAGGACTAGGAAGCGCTTCTTGGCTCAGTTGGTTAGCGATAATCGTTCCCCGGCAATTGCGAGGCAGGTATTTTGGCATCCGCAATAGCGCTGCTAGCCTCACTAATTTAGTCTGTGTACCTTTAGCTGGATTAGCTGTATCACATTGGCCTAGTGGGACTCAACAAGGTTATGGGGTAGTTCTGCTATTGGGTATTGTCCTTGGAATGCTTAGTTTAGGGTGTCAGTCTTTCAAAGTTGATATCAATCCCAAACTACAAAATAGTAATGTTGTCAAGTTATCTCCAAACAGTGACAATGCAACTGGTGAAATACCTGAACCTATCCCCATACCCGAAAATTCTTGGGCTAGTAGCGTCTGGCAAAACTCTAACTTTTTGGGATTTTTGTCATATTTCAGCTTATGGATGCTAGCTGTTAATCTCAGTGGACCTTTCTTTAACTTCTATCTGCTAGACACCTTGGAACTAGATGTGAGTTGGGTGACTACTTATAGTAGCCTACAGGCGGGGGCGAATCTGCTAATGATGATTTTGTGGGGTAAATTAGCAGACAAGATAGGCAATCGTCCTATTCTGATTTCTATGGGAATTCTAGTTGCAGTCACACCATTGGCATGGTTGGGAATTGGTACTAGTAGCTTGAATCTCTGGCTGTGGTTGCCGCTGTTGCACATCTTTACTGGAGGCACTTGGGCAGCAATTGATTTATGTAATAACAATCTGCTGTTGGGAATTGCCCCAATGAAGAATCAGTCTATCTATTTTGCGACCGTTGCTGCTGCTATTGGAGCTAGTGGTGCTTTGGGCACAACCCTGGGTGGCTTT includes the following:
- a CDS encoding ABC transporter substrate-binding protein — encoded protein: MRNWLFNFLGLAIAIAIISCHSLPLPSTPPITIKLGGWAGSPVEQKLLKQVLQDFEAQHQTIKVKYEVISDQYMDVIKTRLIGEAAPDVFYLDALEAPFLMSQNVLERLEAYITPEFDLGDFEETLLNSFKYQNHLYGLPKDYSTLALFYNKTAFAAAGLTRPPATWEELRSYSQHLTGKLNKYGFGITPELARQAYKIKAFGGQIVDQNGDAAFASEAGLPGLQLVIDQYQKDHTAAQKSDVGTNSGSEMFGQGKVAMVIEGNWAIPYLEETFPQLDFATAEVPRINNKKGTMVFTVAYVMNKQAKHKAEAWELIAYLTGKAGMQKWTGTGFALPTRKSVAKKLSYDLDKLRSPLVAGVNDAMPWQVGKYPGAIVNNFDNQFVSALLGEQPLKQAMLQAQNAANQQIKMMK
- a CDS encoding MFS transporter; translation: MDSVQVETATPLTLEIPQINVKPSPQTAKNSIRTSLRASTLDAIFATGFSITTGGILLSNFLVELDATPVVFGMLSSLPMLVNLIQPLGAYLSERTTSRFQYSFLIYGISRLLWLILVIGIAGASWGKFSSQQLMVLTLLIVLFSHLIGGLGSASWLSWLAIIVPRQLRGRYFGIRNSAASLTNLVCVPLAGLAVSHWPSGTQQGYGVVLLLGIVLGMLSLGCQSFKVDINPKLQNSNVVKLSPNSDNATGEIPEPIPIPENSWASSVWQNSNFLGFLSYFSLWMLAVNLSGPFFNFYLLDTLELDVSWVTTYSSLQAGANLLMMILWGKLADKIGNRPILISMGILVAVTPLAWLGIGTSSLNLWLWLPLLHIFTGGTWAAIDLCNNNLLLGIAPMKNQSIYFATVAAAIGASGALGTTLGGFIAQFSQSHGLLGLFALSSLCRLAALIPLAFVQEPQK